Genomic DNA from Marinobacter sp. LV10MA510-1:
TCAGACATCATGGCATAAACCAATTTGCCAAATTTTGGGTGTTGGGTAAGACTTCGGGTATCCAGACCTGTCAGGGCAGAAAGCGGGTTTACCCCATTATTGATCACCAGCTTACGCCAAAGTTCATAACAGATACGCGGGCTGACGGTGGCGGGAATGCCGGATTCGTTAAACGCTGTTTCCAATGTCTTCAGCAACAGCCTGCGGGTGTCTGGCTGCGGCGCGGCTTCTGGCCATTCGCCCATAACCACTTGGCCGACACCTTCTGCTTCTATTACGCCCGGTTCAACAATGTGCCCTCCAATACGCACCGCAAGGCCTCCCAAGGTTCGGCTGGATCCTATCGCTGCGGCAATTATGGGCTCGTTATCAACACCATTTTGCAGAGATAGCACCGCTACTGACCCCTTCCCCAGCCAAGAGCCTAGCTCGTGTAATACAGACTCTGTCGCAGTGGACTTCAGCGCCACCAGCACCAGATCAAAGTCGTCTGCTCGATATTGTTCAAGCAAGTGGGCATGGTCAAAAACGGGTAGCCGACAGTTCCATTCATCACCGCCATATCGCACCGTCAGGCCACGGTTCTTTATCGCGTGCAGATGCTCACCGCGAGCCGTAAGAACTACATCGTGCCCGGCCCGGGCAAGGCGTGCCGCGTAATAGCCGCCAATACCACCGGCACCAATCATTAATAACTTGAGCATGAACCCTATCCTGTCGCTTTTTGGACAGCTTAATGCATCCAAACATAGCCTGCTAGAGACTCACGACCGGCATTTAGGGAACTGCCAAACACCCTCTGGGGCGCTTGCATGCCACCAAGGCTGAAAGCCGTATTGAGCATACAAAGAGTTGGATCGTTCAATGGCGAGGCCTCATTCACACTGGCCGCAACATTGGTCTCTGACCTCGACAGCACGGTTGCCCAGCGCTGCTCGTCTTCCCACTGACGGATCATGTTACGAACATCAGGGTCGTAAGGTGGCGGCCTTATTTTACCAGCATCGGTCTCGGCTATCTCATCGAAACAGATAATGAGCATACCCAGCTCCCGGCACGCTTCCAGACACTGACCGATACGCCGATAATCTATCTCGGTCATGCCAAGGTTGAGTCGCAACTCTGCAGCCTCAACCGATGCTGAGCAAAACAGTGCTCCTGCAAGCGCCTTAAGGCCAGCGGATTTGCTGACCGTTAGAAGCGGCTCGCAGGCGTCTTTTTTTAATAACCGGTATAGCTGTAGCGCAACGCCATCGCACCCTTCCGAATGGCGTATTTCTGGCGCGCTCAGCCCTGCGCCCAGTGAAATAAACACCAGACTGGTGACATCGTGATTGCGAATCAAACGGCGTAGGCTTGATTGCCCCTTCGGCTGGCTAAACGCCTGTGCATCGCAGGACACATAAAGCACGGGAAGTTTTGTCATGGTGCCTCCGGGACATTAGGAACTCAGCGAAGAACGAAGGCGCTGGCTAGCGCCCCAGTTTTTTTGCCGAATGGCCGGCAATGCCAAAATGCTGTTTTGGCATCTCAGTTATCATTACCCGTATGCGCTCCATGGGCGCATCCAGGGAGCGGGACATGGCCTCGCTCACTTCCTGAATCAACACCTCTTTTTGCTCATCCGTACGGCCTTCAACGATATAAAGCTGGGCAATTGGCATACCACTTCCTTACTCGAATCGGGCTGAAACGCTACCCAGGCCTTGATAACGAACGGTGATATTGTCACCTGCCTCCACGCTAATCGCCGCAGTAATACCACCGGTCATAATGAAGGTGCCAGCAGGAATGTGCTCGCCCCGCTCGGCCAGCATATTCGCCAGCATCGCCACACTAGAAGCCGGATGGCCAAGCACAGACGCTCCGGCACCTACCTCAACCACTTCACCGTTTTTCTCAACCACGACACCCAGCGTTTTCAGGTCTACATCGGCCACATCGGCCATCTGACCACCGGTGATAAACCGCGTGGAAGACGCGTTGTCTGCCACTACGCTCACCAAATCGAACTTGAAATCCTTATAGCGGGAATCAATCACTTCTACCGCCGGAATCACGAAGTCGGTGGCGGCCAGTACATCACCGATATGACAGCCTGGGCCCTTGAGGGGCGCTTTGGTAACAAAAGCAATTTCGGCCTCGATTTTCGGATGGATCAGTTCTTTAGTATTGACCACGCCACCGTCTGGAACACTGAAGTAATCCGCCAGAAAGCCGTAAATCGGGGTTTCGACGCCCATCTGTGCCATTTTGGCCCAAGAGGTCAGCCCCATTTTCATGCCTACAATCTTGTTACCACGGTCTTCCTTACGACGGCGAATTTCCCACTGCACGTCGTAAGCATCATCGAAGGTCATGTCCGGGTAATCATTAGTCACCTTGGTGATTTCATAGGCTTCAAGTTCGGCGTTCTCACAATGAACGGCCAAGTCTTCGATTTGTGCCCGTGTCAGCTTGTTATTTTTGACTTCACTCATTAGATCAACCCCTTTTCTTTTGCCATGGTCAGTGCCAGGTCTTCAATCATGTCTTCTTGCCCGCCTACAGTGCCGCGACGGCCCAGTTCAACCAGAATGTCACGGGCCGAAATGCCGTACTTCTTCTCGGCACGTTCAGCGAACAACAAGAACGAGGAGTAAACACCTGCGTAGCCCAATGTCAGGGCATTACGATCCACGCGGATTGGCTGGTCCATGATCGGGACAACCAGATCCTCGGCAACGTCCATGATCTTGTACAGGTCAACGCCGGTTTCCACACCCATGCGATCCAATACCGCGCAGAACACTTCCAGCGGCGTGTTGCCGGCGCCTGCACCCAAGCCCGCGACGGAGCCATCAATCCGGGAGGCACCCGCTTCAATCGCCGCCAGTGAGTTGGCAATTGCCATGCCCATATTGTGGTGGCCGTGGAAGCCCACTTCGATATTCGACGGCAGTTCAGACCGCAGCAAGCCGATCTTGGCTGTTACTTCGTCCGGCAGCATGTAGCCTGCAGAGTCGGTGGCGTAGATGCAGTTGGCGCCGTAGCCGACCATCAGTTTGGCCTGCTCCAGGATCTTCTCCGGACTGACCATGTGCGCCATCATCAGGAAGCCAACGGTGTCCATTTCCATCTTGGCCGCCATGCCGATGTGCTGTTCAGACACATCCGCTTCGGTGCAATGGGTGGCCACGCGGATGGTGGAGACACCGAGGTCTTTGGCCATCTTCAGGTGATCGACCGTTCCGATCCCCGGCAGAAGCAGCGCGGAGATTTTGGCGTTTTTCATCTTCGGCACCACGGCGCTTAAGTATTCCTTATCGCTATGGGCCGGAAAGCCGTAGTTCAGTGAACGACCACCCAGGCCGTCACCGTGAGTCACTTCGATCAGCGGCATGCCAGCTTCATCCATCGCCGAAGCGATGCTGACCATCTCGTCCAGGCTGATCTGGTGACGCTTGGCGTGCATACCGTCACGCAGACTCATGTCGTGCAGGGTGATTTTTTTACCGTTCAAATTCATTGTCATCTCTCCCGCTTAGCCGCGTGCCGGCAGTGTGATGGTACCGTTGGCCGTTTCTTCAGCGAACATCTCGGCGGTCCGCAGGGCGGCGGCTGTCATGATGTCCAGGTTGCCGGCGTACTTGGGCAGGAAGTCGCCCAGCCCTTCCACCTGCATGTAACAGGTGACCTTGTTGCCATCGAAGACAGGGCCATTGACCAGGGTGTAGCCCGGCACGTACTTCTGCACCTCTTTCACCATGGCGTGCACAGATTCGGTAATGGCGGCTTGGTCTGGCTCACTTTCAGTGAGGCAGTGGATGGTGTCACGCATCATCAGCGGCGGCTCGGCCGGATTGATGATGATGATGGCCTTACCCTCTTTGGCTCCGCCTACTTTCTCCACGGCACCGGCCGTGGTGCGGGTGAACTCGTCGATGTTCTGGCGCGTACCGGGGCCCACGGAGCGCGACGAAACGGTGGCGATGATCTCGCCATAAGCCACTGGCTGAACACGGCTTACCGCTGCGACCATCGGAATGGTGGCCTGGCCACCGCAGGTGACCATGTTGACGTTCATCTCCAGGTTCTTGGCGTGAGCCGCCAGATTAACCGGTGGTACACAGAACGGGCCGATGGCGGCGGGGGTCAGGTCGATCATGATCACGCCCAGTTCGTTTAGCTTGCGGCTGTTCTCGGCATGCACATAGGCGGAGGTGGCGTCGAAGGCAACACGGATGTCGTCGTCCAATATATTCGGCAGAATGCCATCCACGCCGATGGCGCAGGTCTTGATGCCCATCTCGGCAGCGCGTTTCAAACCTTCCGATTCGGGATCAATCCCCACCATCCAAACCGGTTCGATCCAATCGGAACGCTGTATCTTCATCAGCAAGTCAGTACCGATGTTACCTGGGCCAATGATGACCGCTTTCAGTTTTTTGCTCATGCTGTTTATTCCTGTTATCAACTCGGCCAATCAGATGAAACGGACAGACGCGCTGCCGATGCCACCAATATCAACTCGCATGTGGTCACCGGCCTTCACAGGTTCCAGCGGTACCAGCGAACCAGACAAAATAACCTCACCGGCTTTTAATGAAATACCAAACTCCCCCAGCGTGTTGGCCAACCAGGTTACGCAGTTCACCGGTGACCCAAGTGCAGCAGCACCCGCTCCAGCGCTGAGCATGGCACCGTTCTTTTCAACCACCATGCCGCAGGTGACCAAATCCACTTTACGTGGGGAGATCGCCTGGTCGCCCAGCACAAACAGGCCGCATGAGGCGTTGTCGGCAATGGTGTCCTGAATGGCAATTTTCCAGTCGCGGATGCGGGAGTCGACAATTTCAAAGCAAGGCATCACACATTCGGTGGCAGCCAGTACATCGGCGTTGGTAATACCAGGCCCGATCAGGTCTTTTTTCAGGATAAAGGCAATTTCGCCCTCAGCTCTGGGTGAAATCAACCGGTCACTGATGGGCACGACTTCGCCGCTGTTGAACACCATGTCGTTAGTGAGATAGCCAAAATCCGGCTGGTGTACGTTCAGCATGTTCTGCACAGCCTTGCTGGTAACACCGATTTTCTTGCCGATCACAGACGCACCGGCCGCCAGGCGCCGCTCAAGCATGCGCAAAGAAATGTGATAAGCGTCATTGACCGTGATGTCTTCGCCGCGGCTGGTAAGCGGGTCAACGGCTTCTCTGGCCAGCATGGCCTGGTAAAGTTCGTCGCCCAGTTCCTGGATTCGTTTCTGTTCCATTAATATGCTCCTGAAGCCATCGTGTCAGCTTCGTTGAGAAAGTCATTTACCAGTCGCGCAAAGCGATTAGCGTGTTCAATTTGCGTCCAGTGGCCGCAACGGCCAAAAACATGAAGCTGAGACCGCTTAAGCCAGTCAGCCAGGGTCAGGGATGCTTGCAGCGGGATTATCTGATCCTCTCGCCCATGGATCACCAGCGCTTCGTGGGATAAACCACGAATGTCCTTTTCCGGACTGGCCAGACTGTCTACCCAGCGCTGGCGCGGTGGCGGAAACATGGCGGCAAATGACTCCTGAAAACCAGGACGAATGCTGGCCTGGTAGCGCAGCTCGGCCAGCTCGTCATTAACGAGATTCCGGTCGAAGGCAAAGGTATCGAGTAGCTGTCGCATGGCTTCAAGGGAGGGTTCGTAACCCCACACCTCGTCCAGCCCACGGGTGATCGGAAAGCTAACGCCCGTGCTACCCATCAGGACCAGGCGACGAACCCGTTCCGGATGGCGAATGGCAAGCGCTAGAGCAATTCCGCCACCAAAGGAGTTGCCAACCATGTCCACCTGTTCCAGCCCCAACTCGTCCATCACGCCCAGCGCGTGGTCAACCCAGCGATCACGGTTGTAGTAGCGGTCTTGCGGGCGCTCGCTGTAACCGAAACCCAGCATATCTGGCGCCACTACCCTACGCTGGCTGGCAAGTTCGGGCATAACCAGGCGCCAGTTGGCCCAAGCCGTCACACCCGGGCCGGAACCGTGAATCAGCATGACCGGATAACCTTCACCCTGGTCGTGCAAATTCGTCCGGTAACCGGCCGCGACAATTTCGCGACCGATCTCGCCACTTGCTACCATTGCAGCACTCGTCGTCATAGCCGCCTCACAGCTTGATGCAGATGTTTTTCATCTCGGTATAGAACTCAAGGGAGTGCACTCCCCCCTCACGACCAATACCGGACTGCTTGCTACCACCAAATGAGGTACGTAAGTCCCTCAGGAACCAACTGTTTACCCAAACTATTCCGGCATCTACCTGGCCCGCAACACGGTGCGCGCGGGTGATGTTCTCGCTCCAGATTGCAGATGCGAGTCCGTACGGGAGGCTGTTGGCGAGTTCGATCGCCTCTTCTTCGGTATCGAAGGGGCGGATATGGCAACAAGGTCCGAATATTTCGTCTGTCACTACGGCAGAATCGTCGGCCAAGCCAGTCCAAATGGTGGGTTGCACCCAAGCACCACCAGCAAACTCATTCGGCATGTCAGGTACACCACCACCGGTGATCACTGTGGCACCATCGTCCACCGCTTTCTGATAATAAGAGAGCACCTTTTCCCGGTGTCTCAGGCTAACAAGTGGGCCCATATTGGCATTGGGGTCATCAGGGGGGCCAACTCTTAGCTCTTCTGCACCCACTTTGAGGCGGGCGACAAATTCGTCAAAGATAGAGCGTTCAACGTAGACTCGCTCGGTCCCCAAACAAACTTGCCCGCAATTCACAAACGCAGAGCGCAGCGTGCCCTCTATTGCTTTGTCCATATCGCAGTCGGCGAAGACCAGCCCGGCATTTTTGCCTCCCAGTTCCAGGGAAATGTCACGAATACCCTTCGCAGCGGATTTCATGATAACTTCGCCGGTGCGGGTTTCGCCGGTGAAGGTAAAGCCGTCCACCAACGGGTGCTCAGTTAAGAAGGCGCCGGCTGAGTCACCGCCGAAGCCATGAACCACGTTGAATACGCCATCCGGCACGCCCGCTTCTTTCATCACCTCGCCCAGAAGCGCAGTGGTGGTGGGTGTTTCTTCTGACGGTTTAACCACGACAGTGTTGCCGCACGCCAGGGCAGGGCCAACTTTCCAGGTCATCAACAGCAGTGGTAAATTCCACGGGCTGATGACCCCTATCACACCTTTAGGGCGGCGTACCGCGTAGTTAATCGCTCCGGTGCCGTCCGGCGTCGACATTTCAAACGATTCTGCTGGAACGTTTTTGACCATGTCAGCGAATACTGAAAAGTTCGCTGCGCCGCGGGGAATGTCGATGTGACTGGCCATGGATTTCGGTTTGCCCGTATCCAGGCATTCGGCTTCAAGGAATTCATCGAAGCGGGCATTAATGCCCGCGGCGACCTTGTGCAAAATGGCGCTACGCTGGTCCACGGTCAATTTGCCCCAGGGCCCACTTAGTGCGGCTTTTGCCGCCTGCACGGCCGCATCCACTTCTTCGCGGCCAGCCTCGTGAACCTTGCTTATCACCTTGCCATTTGCCGGATTCACGTTATTGAACAATTTGCCGCTGACGGAACCTACGTACTGCCCATTAATATAATGTTTAATTTCTTTCATTTTTTAAGCCTCTCTAAGCCCAAAAAGAGTTAGGTCAGAACCGTCAGAAAACGTTCGTTCAGCACCCGGTCGTGGTAGAAAATGGCTTTGCCCAGCTCTTCGGCATCCCAGGTCACCGGCTCATGGTCGGGGTAGTGGTAATCGCCGCCGGTAAACACTTCGTTTCGGTTACCAGAGGGGTCAAAGAAGTAAATAGTCTGGCCGTGGGTGAGACCGTGACGGGTCGGGCCGATATCAATGGAGGTGTCTGTCATGGACAGTAGATCGGCGGCCTGAAGAACATCCTGCCAGGTATCCAGGAAAAACGACGCATGGTGGAATTTGCCCGGTTCTTCGTGGTGAATAAACGCAACATCGTGGGCCTTGGTGCTGACCGTCAGAAACTGTGCAACACGCTTGCCGTCCGGAGCCATCACCTGTTCCGCCAAGTCAAAACCGAGCACATCACGGAACAGATTCAGGGTTTTATCCAGGTTCGGTCCGTACAACAGGCAATGGTCAAAGCGGGTTGCCGCCATGCCCTCAAGACCGCGCGGCCAGGCTTCCGGATTGCGATTGCCAATACCCCATTTTCCGGTCTGCTTCTTGGTGGCATAGATTTCGAAGGCATGCCCGGTCGGCGCGATGAAACGCACGCGGCGACCACAGTCTTTAAGCTCACCATCAGGTACATCTTCTATTTCACAACCAAATTCGGCGAGCTCTTCGCGTAATTGATCTACGATCTCTTCGCTAAGACATTTGAAACCCATGAAGTCCATGCCAGGCTCATCCGCTTCCCGAAGCACAACGGAAAACTTGTCCACTTCCGTCCAGCCTTTTAAATACACGCGACCCTGGTCATCGCGATCCATTTCGATCAGGCCTAAAAGATCTTTGTAGTGTTTAACGGCTTCATCCATATCAAGTACGCGAATCTGGACGTGCCCGGGGCGCATTATTCCCTTTTTCATGACGTTCACCTCATTGCTTTTGTTGTTGTGTGTTCGCTCTCAAGCCCAGCGATTGATTGGGATTGGGATTGGGATTGGGGTTGGCATTCAATAATCAGGTCGGTCAGCGGATAAACCCGACAAGCCAATACTTCGCCCTGATTTATGGCTTCCGGGGAAACATGTACCCGGCTCATTTTTCCGCACTCATAATCGCCGCTAAGTACCGTGACTTTGCAGAAGCCGCAGCCACCGCCTCTACAGCCCACCGGTACACACTTAAGCCCCTTCTGTTCCATCGCCTTGAGAA
This window encodes:
- a CDS encoding ketopantoate reductase family protein, coding for MLKLLMIGAGGIGGYYAARLARAGHDVVLTARGEHLHAIKNRGLTVRYGGDEWNCRLPVFDHAHLLEQYRADDFDLVLVALKSTATESVLHELGSWLGKGSVAVLSLQNGVDNEPIIAAAIGSSRTLGGLAVRIGGHIVEPGVIEAEGVGQVVMGEWPEAAPQPDTRRLLLKTLETAFNESGIPATVSPRICYELWRKLVINNGVNPLSALTGLDTRSLTQHPKFGKLVYAMMSETVAASRADGVNLGQQDLDEMFELISSFNAIKTSMLVDKEKGRPLELDSIAGAVLRRSEALGIGAPYTAIVSALLEHGLG
- a CDS encoding 2-hydroxymuconate tautomerase translates to MPIAQLYIVEGRTDEQKEVLIQEVSEAMSRSLDAPMERIRVMITEMPKQHFGIAGHSAKKLGR
- the dmpH gene encoding 2-oxo-3-hexenedioate decarboxylase, with translation MSEVKNNKLTRAQIEDLAVHCENAELEAYEITKVTNDYPDMTFDDAYDVQWEIRRRKEDRGNKIVGMKMGLTSWAKMAQMGVETPIYGFLADYFSVPDGGVVNTKELIHPKIEAEIAFVTKAPLKGPGCHIGDVLAATDFVIPAVEVIDSRYKDFKFDLVSVVADNASSTRFITGGQMADVADVDLKTLGVVVEKNGEVVEVGAGASVLGHPASSVAMLANMLAERGEHIPAGTFIMTGGITAAISVEAGDNITVRYQGLGSVSARFE
- the dmpG gene encoding 4-hydroxy-2-oxovalerate aldolase; its protein translation is MNLNGKKITLHDMSLRDGMHAKRHQISLDEMVSIASAMDEAGMPLIEVTHGDGLGGRSLNYGFPAHSDKEYLSAVVPKMKNAKISALLLPGIGTVDHLKMAKDLGVSTIRVATHCTEADVSEQHIGMAAKMEMDTVGFLMMAHMVSPEKILEQAKLMVGYGANCIYATDSAGYMLPDEVTAKIGLLRSELPSNIEVGFHGHHNMGMAIANSLAAIEAGASRIDGSVAGLGAGAGNTPLEVFCAVLDRMGVETGVDLYKIMDVAEDLVVPIMDQPIRVDRNALTLGYAGVYSSFLLFAERAEKKYGISARDILVELGRRGTVGGQEDMIEDLALTMAKEKGLI
- a CDS encoding acetaldehyde dehydrogenase (acetylating), whose amino-acid sequence is MSKKLKAVIIGPGNIGTDLLMKIQRSDWIEPVWMVGIDPESEGLKRAAEMGIKTCAIGVDGILPNILDDDIRVAFDATSAYVHAENSRKLNELGVIMIDLTPAAIGPFCVPPVNLAAHAKNLEMNVNMVTCGGQATIPMVAAVSRVQPVAYGEIIATVSSRSVGPGTRQNIDEFTRTTAGAVEKVGGAKEGKAIIIINPAEPPLMMRDTIHCLTESEPDQAAITESVHAMVKEVQKYVPGYTLVNGPVFDGNKVTCYMQVEGLGDFLPKYAGNLDIMTAAALRTAEMFAEETANGTITLPARG
- the dmpE gene encoding 2-oxopent-4-enoate hydratase; translated protein: MEQKRIQELGDELYQAMLAREAVDPLTSRGEDITVNDAYHISLRMLERRLAAGASVIGKKIGVTSKAVQNMLNVHQPDFGYLTNDMVFNSGEVVPISDRLISPRAEGEIAFILKKDLIGPGITNADVLAATECVMPCFEIVDSRIRDWKIAIQDTIADNASCGLFVLGDQAISPRKVDLVTCGMVVEKNGAMLSAGAGAAALGSPVNCVTWLANTLGEFGISLKAGEVILSGSLVPLEPVKAGDHMRVDIGGIGSASVRFI
- a CDS encoding alpha/beta fold hydrolase encodes the protein MTTSAAMVASGEIGREIVAAGYRTNLHDQGEGYPVMLIHGSGPGVTAWANWRLVMPELASQRRVVAPDMLGFGYSERPQDRYYNRDRWVDHALGVMDELGLEQVDMVGNSFGGGIALALAIRHPERVRRLVLMGSTGVSFPITRGLDEVWGYEPSLEAMRQLLDTFAFDRNLVNDELAELRYQASIRPGFQESFAAMFPPPRQRWVDSLASPEKDIRGLSHEALVIHGREDQIIPLQASLTLADWLKRSQLHVFGRCGHWTQIEHANRFARLVNDFLNEADTMASGAY
- a CDS encoding 2-hydroxymuconic semialdehyde dehydrogenase, coding for MKEIKHYINGQYVGSVSGKLFNNVNPANGKVISKVHEAGREEVDAAVQAAKAALSGPWGKLTVDQRSAILHKVAAGINARFDEFLEAECLDTGKPKSMASHIDIPRGAANFSVFADMVKNVPAESFEMSTPDGTGAINYAVRRPKGVIGVISPWNLPLLLMTWKVGPALACGNTVVVKPSEETPTTTALLGEVMKEAGVPDGVFNVVHGFGGDSAGAFLTEHPLVDGFTFTGETRTGEVIMKSAAKGIRDISLELGGKNAGLVFADCDMDKAIEGTLRSAFVNCGQVCLGTERVYVERSIFDEFVARLKVGAEELRVGPPDDPNANMGPLVSLRHREKVLSYYQKAVDDGATVITGGGVPDMPNEFAGGAWVQPTIWTGLADDSAVVTDEIFGPCCHIRPFDTEEEAIELANSLPYGLASAIWSENITRAHRVAGQVDAGIVWVNSWFLRDLRTSFGGSKQSGIGREGGVHSLEFYTEMKNICIKL
- a CDS encoding catechol 2,3-dioxygenase, giving the protein MKKGIMRPGHVQIRVLDMDEAVKHYKDLLGLIEMDRDDQGRVYLKGWTEVDKFSVVLREADEPGMDFMGFKCLSEEIVDQLREELAEFGCEIEDVPDGELKDCGRRVRFIAPTGHAFEIYATKKQTGKWGIGNRNPEAWPRGLEGMAATRFDHCLLYGPNLDKTLNLFRDVLGFDLAEQVMAPDGKRVAQFLTVSTKAHDVAFIHHEEPGKFHHASFFLDTWQDVLQAADLLSMTDTSIDIGPTRHGLTHGQTIYFFDPSGNRNEVFTGGDYHYPDHEPVTWDAEELGKAIFYHDRVLNERFLTVLT
- a CDS encoding 2Fe-2S iron-sulfur cluster-binding protein; the protein is MGESYQITEQCSGEQFRCKPGQSVLKAMEQKGLKCVPVGCRGGGCGFCKVTVLSGDYECGKMSRVHVSPEAINQGEVLACRVYPLTDLIIECQPQSQSQSQSIAGLESEHTTTKAMR